A single region of the Sphingomonas sp. LY29 genome encodes:
- a CDS encoding bifunctional folylpolyglutamate synthase/dihydrofolate synthase, with product MREVVRVTDPRLVALLARQATQAADGDQLGLQRITALLQKLGRPQDLLPPVFHVAGTNGKGSTSAFLRAALEAAGHQVHAFTSPHLVRYNERIRLAGRLIDDDLLAATMSRVLDANDDIGASLFEVNTAAAFLAFSETPADACIVEVGLGGRLDATNVIERPLMTAITSLGLDHQSFLGNRLTDIAAEKAGIAKPGVPLVTMRYPTAVGAVIARVAAEAGALVIPRGTGWDVDSSNDDIRYRDKMGTLTLPLPRLPGRHQLLNAALAVAILRHQERLAVPESALVAAMGWAQWPARLQQLNDGPLLEMLPPGSELWIDGGHNPSASRIIADHAARQWDDGLPLVLLFASLKAKDAKGVLAPFRGIAKAVRTLPIKGHDCRSPDELVAIATASGLPATAHQGLADALTAQRSPARVLVFGSLYLAGEALTLNGSAPD from the coding sequence ATCCGAGAGGTCGTGCGGGTTACCGATCCGCGACTAGTCGCTTTGCTGGCTAGGCAGGCGACGCAGGCCGCCGACGGCGATCAGCTTGGCCTGCAACGCATCACCGCACTGCTTCAGAAACTGGGCCGGCCTCAGGATCTGTTGCCCCCCGTTTTCCACGTCGCCGGAACCAACGGCAAGGGATCGACCAGCGCCTTTCTGCGCGCGGCGCTGGAGGCGGCCGGGCATCAGGTCCACGCCTTCACCAGCCCGCACCTCGTCCGCTATAATGAGCGCATCCGGCTCGCCGGCCGGCTGATCGACGATGATTTGCTGGCGGCAACGATGAGCCGTGTGCTCGACGCCAATGACGATATCGGCGCCAGCCTGTTCGAAGTGAATACGGCAGCGGCGTTCCTGGCTTTCTCCGAAACGCCAGCCGACGCGTGCATCGTCGAGGTGGGACTCGGAGGGCGCCTCGACGCAACCAACGTCATCGAACGCCCCCTTATGACCGCGATCACCAGCCTTGGGCTCGATCACCAAAGCTTTCTTGGAAATCGGCTGACCGACATTGCCGCGGAAAAGGCCGGCATTGCGAAGCCTGGCGTTCCGCTCGTGACGATGCGTTATCCGACAGCCGTCGGCGCGGTGATCGCGCGCGTCGCGGCGGAAGCCGGTGCGCTAGTGATTCCGCGCGGCACGGGCTGGGATGTCGATTCCTCGAACGACGACATCCGTTACCGCGACAAAATGGGCACGCTGACCCTTCCCCTGCCCCGCCTGCCCGGTCGCCACCAACTGCTCAATGCCGCGCTAGCGGTCGCGATACTGCGGCATCAGGAGCGGCTGGCGGTCCCCGAGTCGGCACTGGTGGCCGCGATGGGCTGGGCACAGTGGCCCGCCCGGCTTCAGCAGCTGAATGACGGCCCGCTCCTCGAGATGTTGCCGCCCGGAAGCGAATTGTGGATCGACGGAGGGCACAATCCGTCGGCATCGCGGATCATCGCGGATCATGCAGCCAGGCAATGGGACGACGGTCTGCCGCTGGTCCTGCTGTTCGCCAGCCTCAAGGCGAAGGATGCCAAAGGCGTGCTTGCGCCGTTCCGCGGCATCGCCAAGGCGGTGCGAACCTTGCCGATCAAAGGCCATGATTGCCGATCGCCCGACGAACTGGTCGCGATTGCGACGGCGTCGGGCCTGCCGGCGACCGCGCACCAGGGACTGGCCGACGCGTTAACCGCGCAGCGCAGCCCGGCCCGTGTCCTCGTATTCGGCTCGCTCTACCTCGCGGGCGAGGCGCTCACCCTCAACGGATCGGCGCCGGATTAG
- a CDS encoding AmpG family muropeptide MFS transporter, whose amino-acid sequence MAETVAAEIEGRGKWWDGIRPYFEKAPLAALFLGVSSGFPYAMIGATLTTRLSQDGLDKKSITAFSLAFLVYNLKFLWAWVVDGVRIPILHRLGQRVSWLLLTGVAVMAAVANLAFVDPSASLLYTAYAAVLVGVAGATFDVVIDAYRIEILEPRQLGVGSGMIQYGWRIGSVAAGALALVLAARVGWELAYLACAAFALPAMLTGLLYGEPNRHREPKERRGMGEAVKAVYGPFVEFFQRQGAFLVLLFILLHKIGDTLGQLTLRLLLDDMGYTNDEIAIYDVGFGFWAYLIGIFIGGVMYSRLGMKKSVLISLILMAVSNFSFALLAGAGHSNAGLAGAIAFENIASGIGGVTVIAYFSALCDLRFTASQYALISAAASIVGRFLTGTTAGSLVESMGYVNFYLLTTVVAFPGIILFWLMMRSGLVDSSIGSAGTVGEGDARAADPDYELSEPNPAPIR is encoded by the coding sequence ATGGCGGAAACGGTAGCGGCGGAGATCGAGGGTCGCGGCAAGTGGTGGGACGGCATTCGTCCCTACTTCGAAAAGGCCCCGCTCGCCGCGCTGTTCCTGGGTGTTTCCTCGGGCTTCCCGTACGCGATGATCGGCGCGACGCTGACCACGCGTCTGTCGCAGGACGGTCTCGACAAGAAGAGCATCACCGCCTTCAGCCTCGCCTTCCTCGTTTATAATCTGAAATTTCTCTGGGCATGGGTCGTCGACGGCGTCCGCATTCCGATCCTTCACCGGCTGGGCCAACGCGTGTCCTGGTTGCTGCTCACGGGCGTGGCGGTCATGGCTGCCGTCGCCAATCTTGCGTTCGTCGATCCTTCGGCCAGCTTGCTTTACACCGCTTATGCGGCGGTTCTGGTAGGTGTGGCCGGTGCCACCTTCGACGTCGTGATCGATGCCTACCGCATCGAAATCCTGGAACCGCGTCAGCTCGGCGTCGGATCAGGCATGATTCAATACGGTTGGCGGATCGGATCAGTCGCGGCGGGCGCACTGGCGCTCGTCCTTGCCGCGCGTGTCGGATGGGAACTGGCCTATCTCGCCTGCGCGGCCTTCGCGCTCCCGGCGATGCTAACCGGCTTGCTCTACGGCGAGCCCAACCGGCATCGTGAGCCGAAGGAACGGCGCGGCATGGGGGAGGCGGTCAAGGCGGTCTACGGCCCCTTCGTCGAATTCTTTCAGCGGCAGGGCGCCTTCCTCGTCCTGCTGTTCATCCTGCTCCACAAGATCGGCGACACGCTTGGCCAGCTTACGCTTCGCCTCCTGCTCGACGACATGGGCTACACCAATGACGAAATCGCGATCTACGACGTCGGCTTCGGTTTCTGGGCGTACCTGATCGGCATCTTCATTGGCGGCGTGATGTATTCGCGGCTCGGCATGAAGAAGTCGGTGCTGATCAGCCTGATCCTGATGGCAGTGTCGAACTTCAGCTTCGCGCTTCTCGCGGGCGCGGGCCACAGCAATGCCGGTCTGGCGGGCGCGATCGCGTTCGAGAATATCGCCAGCGGCATCGGCGGCGTCACCGTCATCGCCTACTTCTCGGCGCTGTGCGACCTGCGCTTCACCGCCTCGCAATATGCATTGATCTCGGCGGCGGCGAGCATCGTCGGGCGGTTCCTTACGGGCACGACCGCAGGCTCGCTCGTTGAATCGATGGGCTATGTGAATTTCTACCTGCTGACGACCGTCGTCGCCTTCCCCGGCATCATTCTGTTCTGGCTGATGATGCGCTCCGGACTGGTCGATTCTTCGATCGGCTCGGCGGGTACGGTCGGCGAAGGCGATGCCCGCGCCGCCGATCCGGACTACGAGTTGTCCGAGCCTAATCCGGCGCCGATCCGTTGA
- a CDS encoding aromatic ring-hydroxylating oxygenase subunit alpha gives MDQLANILRPTPGQLALAEALARGESALGSGIQTIPATSYTDPARFEMEQRAIFERMPHLLAPSALLPLASTAVAHDDYGTPLIVSRDADGRAHVMANVCRHRGTRLIDSTEAHAAKRIVCPYHAWAYKPDGTLTGMPRAECFPGFDKGEHGLREFASIESGGLIWWSRNDNADFRDVERLAPDLDAFGMKDLHLYRRKTHDVTANWKLVIDAFLESYHVQRLHASTIASFFADGITVADTIGPHQRAAVGREAYLADIDRDDWRSLRKAVTFTYQIFPASVVIVSPDYINLLIAMPQSVGRTLVEDVMLIPEAPMTNDAEAHWQKSWDLLDGGTFGGEDFHAAELCQRGLMSGELKEVKLGTLEDGIARFHERVDEALQLASNA, from the coding sequence ATGGATCAACTGGCCAACATCCTTCGCCCCACCCCCGGCCAACTCGCCCTGGCGGAGGCGCTGGCACGGGGAGAATCGGCGCTGGGATCGGGCATCCAGACGATCCCTGCGACGAGCTACACGGATCCGGCTCGCTTCGAGATGGAGCAACGCGCGATCTTCGAGCGGATGCCGCATTTGCTGGCGCCGTCCGCTCTTCTCCCCCTTGCGAGCACGGCGGTCGCGCACGACGATTACGGCACGCCCCTGATCGTCAGCCGCGATGCCGATGGGCGTGCGCACGTCATGGCCAACGTCTGCCGCCATCGCGGGACCCGGCTGATCGACAGCACCGAGGCGCACGCCGCCAAGCGCATCGTCTGTCCTTATCACGCCTGGGCCTACAAGCCCGACGGCACGCTGACCGGCATGCCGCGGGCGGAATGCTTCCCGGGTTTCGACAAGGGCGAGCATGGCCTGCGCGAATTCGCCAGCATCGAGTCCGGCGGGCTGATCTGGTGGTCTCGCAACGACAATGCCGACTTCCGCGATGTCGAGCGACTGGCACCCGATCTCGACGCGTTCGGGATGAAGGACCTGCACCTCTATCGCCGCAAGACGCATGACGTCACGGCGAACTGGAAGCTGGTCATCGATGCCTTCCTCGAAAGCTATCATGTCCAGCGGCTGCACGCCTCGACCATCGCCAGCTTCTTCGCTGACGGCATCACCGTCGCCGACACGATCGGCCCGCACCAGCGCGCGGCGGTGGGGCGCGAGGCCTATCTGGCCGACATTGACCGCGACGACTGGCGGTCGCTGCGCAAGGCAGTGACCTTCACCTACCAGATCTTTCCGGCATCGGTGGTGATCGTCAGCCCGGATTATATCAACCTGCTGATCGCGATGCCGCAGTCGGTCGGGCGGACGCTGGTGGAGGACGTGATGCTGATCCCCGAAGCGCCGATGACCAACGACGCCGAGGCGCATTGGCAGAAAAGCTGGGACCTGCTCGACGGCGGCACCTTCGGCGGCGAAGACTTCCATGCGGCCGAGCTTTGTCAGCGCGGCCTGATGTCGGGCGAGCTGAAAGAGGTGAAGCTAGGCACGCTGGAAGACGGCATCGCCCGCTTCCACGAGCGCGTCGACGAGGCGCTTCAGCTCGCCTCGAACGCGTAG
- a CDS encoding response regulator: protein MLFGKRTRVVKRILIVEDEPLTAFDNENMIGDAGYEVVATHDRYADAEATLDREQVDLILSDVRLSGERSGIDVARLAKQRGIPVLFATGMAPDDAADLAIGCLLKPYNERTLRQALKAVDQHLAGEKVRPPKGLILYAFEAS, encoded by the coding sequence ATGCTGTTCGGGAAGCGCACTCGCGTCGTCAAGCGCATCCTCATCGTCGAAGACGAACCGCTGACCGCGTTCGACAATGAAAATATGATCGGCGACGCGGGTTATGAGGTCGTCGCGACCCATGACAGATATGCCGATGCCGAGGCAACGCTGGATCGCGAACAGGTCGATTTGATCCTGTCGGACGTGCGCCTGAGCGGCGAGCGTAGTGGGATCGATGTTGCCAGGCTGGCCAAGCAGCGCGGCATCCCCGTGTTGTTCGCAACCGGAATGGCGCCCGACGACGCGGCCGACCTTGCGATCGGCTGCCTGCTCAAGCCGTATAACGAGCGGACCCTGCGTCAGGCGCTGAAGGCCGTCGACCAGCATTTGGCCGGGGAAAAGGTCCGCCCGCCCAAGGGGCTGATCCTCTACGCGTTCGAGGCGAGCTGA
- a CDS encoding pseudouridine synthase yields MTSQRTKRPPVPRQGRRDARGAQPPRGPKPGPARDDGPQRIAKLLARAGIASRRDIERMIEEGRVAINGDVLTTPATVLTSLQGVTVDGKPVRPPAAARLFRFNKPEATLTAARDPKGRPTIYDRLPEGLPRVMPVGRLDFMTEGLLLLTNDGELKRQLELPSSGVVRTYRARAFGDVTQDQLEELAEGVTIEGVRYGSINANLERRTGRNCWIEMALTEGKNREVRRVLAHLGLQVSRLIRTSYGPFTLEPLQTGDVDEVPRDLLNRFRQTLK; encoded by the coding sequence ATGACCTCGCAACGAACGAAGCGCCCGCCGGTGCCGCGCCAGGGACGACGCGATGCACGCGGCGCGCAGCCGCCCCGCGGCCCGAAGCCCGGCCCGGCCCGCGACGACGGGCCTCAGCGCATCGCCAAGCTGCTCGCACGCGCCGGGATCGCCTCGCGCCGCGACATCGAACGGATGATCGAGGAAGGCCGTGTCGCGATCAATGGCGACGTGCTGACGACGCCGGCGACTGTGCTGACCAGCCTCCAAGGCGTGACCGTCGACGGCAAGCCGGTAAGGCCGCCCGCCGCGGCGCGCCTGTTCCGCTTCAACAAGCCCGAGGCGACGCTAACTGCCGCGCGCGACCCCAAGGGACGCCCGACGATCTACGATCGACTTCCCGAGGGCTTGCCGCGCGTCATGCCGGTCGGCCGCCTCGACTTCATGACGGAAGGTCTGCTGCTGCTGACCAACGACGGCGAGCTGAAGCGTCAGCTGGAATTGCCGAGCAGCGGCGTGGTGCGAACCTATCGCGCGCGGGCGTTCGGCGACGTGACGCAGGACCAGCTCGAAGAACTGGCCGAGGGGGTCACGATCGAGGGCGTGCGCTACGGATCGATCAACGCGAACCTCGAGCGGCGGACCGGTCGCAACTGCTGGATCGAGATGGCGCTGACCGAAGGCAAGAACCGCGAAGTCCGCCGCGTGCTCGCGCACCTTGGCCTTCAGGTTTCGCGCCTGATCCGCACCAGTTACGGCCCCTTTACCCTCGAACCGCTGCAGACGGGCGACGTCGACGAGGTGCCGCGCGACCTCCTCAATCGTTTCCGGCAGACGCTAAAATGA